The following nucleotide sequence is from Caldicellulosiruptor saccharolyticus DSM 8903.
CCAGGTGAGCACAATTTAGAAAATACTCTTGCAGCAATTGGCTGCGTTCTGCCTTTTGAAATACAACCTTCGATCATTGAAAAAACTCTTAAGGAGTTCAAGGGTGTCGAACACAGAATAGAGTTTGTGAGAGAGATAAATGGTGTTAGATTTTACAACGACTCTAAAGGCACAAATACAGATGCTTCTTCAAAGGCTTTAAATTCGTTTGAAGTGCCAATAATCTTAATTGCAGGTGGTTATGACAAAGGAGAGAGTTTTGAAAAGTTTGCAAAGCTAATTTCACAAAAGGTCAAAAAGGTATTTTTGCTTGGTCAGACAAAACAGAAAATAGCAGATCAGCTTCAAAAAATAGGATACTTAAACTTTGAGTTTGTAGAGGATTTAAAAGAGGCAGTTAAAAAGAGCTTTGAGATTGCAAAAGAAGGTGATGTGGTTTTGCTATCACCTGCATGTGCAAGCTGGGATATGTTTGAGAGTTATGAACAAAGAGGTAGGCTTTTCAAACAATATGTAAATGAGCTTTGAGTTTGTTTATGGGATGTGAAGGATGAATGGAAAAGAGGATGATTGACTATCCGCTTTTGTATATTGCACTTTTGCTATCACTAATTGGGGTTGTTATGATATTTAGTGCAAGCTACTACTATGCTTACTATCAGTTTAATGATAGTTATTATTTTCTCAAGAAACAATTAATTGGTCTTTTATTAGGAATAATAGTGATGTATATAACAAGCCAATTAGATTATAGAATCTTCAAAAAGTTGTCTATACTCCTTTACGTAATAGGGGCAATATCACTTATATTGGTTTTAATTCCTGGTATAGGAAAACTTGTAAACAATGCACGAAGATGGATTGATATTGGGCCTGTTCAGTTCCAACCTTCAGAACTTGCAAAGTACGCGCTTGTGATATTACTTGCGAGTTATCTTGATGATACTGCTGAGAGCAAATCTAAGTTTAAGATTTTTGTTATATCCATACTCTTAAGTGGAGTTTACTTTGCGCTTATATACAAAGAACCAAATATGAGTACATCTATTTTAATACTTGGCATTACAATGCTGATGCTCTTTGCAGGGGGGCTTAATATAATTTATTTTGTGACAATTGGGGTTTTATCTTTGCCTGTGTTATATTATCTCACAATTAAAGAAAAATATAGGGTTGAAAGAATCCAGGCCCTTTTTAATCCCTGGGCAGATCCAACTGATAAAGGTTATCAGATAATTCAGTCACTATATGCTATTGGTTCTGGTGGACTTTTTGGGATGGGGCTTGGACAGAGCAGACAGAAACTTTTGTATATTCCTGAACCTCATACTGATTTTATTTTCTCAATTTTATCTGAAGAGCTTGGTTTTGTAGGGGCTGTATTTGTAATAGTGTTATTTATATTATTCATCTGGCGTGGCATTGTCATTGCGCTCCATGCCCGTGATAGGTTTGGAACATTGCTTGCGTTTGGCGTGACAAGCATAATTGCCACTCAGGCAATTTTAAATATTGCTGTTGTGACAGCTTCTGTCCCTGCAACAGGTGTACCACTGCCTTTTATAACGTATGGAGGGTCTTCTATACTATTCCACATGTTTGGTGTTGGTGTACTTTTGAGCATTTCAAGGAGGATTAAGGTGTTAAAATGAACAGTGGAGAAATTAGTATCGTATTCAGTGGTGGTGGAACTGGAGGACACATCTATCCAGCAGTTGCCGTTGCTGACTATCTTAAAAAAAGGTACAATAACTTAAATATAGTGTTTATAGGGACAAATGAGGGGTTAGAGTCAAAGATAGTTCCGCAGCATGGTTATAAAATTGAATATATTCAAGCAAAAGGACTAAAAAGAAGTTTAACCGTGAAAAATGTTGAGGTTTTTTTAAAGTTTATAAGTGGGTACAGGCAAGCCTTGCAGATACTAAAGAGGATAAAACCCAAAGTGGTGTTTGTAACAGGCGGTTATGTGTCATTGCCTGTTGCACTCGCAGCAAGGAGACTTAAAATAAAAACAATTCTTCATGAGCAAAATGCGTATCCAGGACTTGCCAATAAGATAATTTCAAGATTTTGTGAGAAAATCTTAATTAGCTTTGAAGAAAGTAAGAGATTTTTTAAAAACTCAAACAAAGTAGTGCTCACAGGAAATCCTGTAAGGCTTGAGATATTCTCCCATAATGAAAGGGCTGCTAAAAGCTCTTTAGGCTTAGAAGATAAAATAATAGTTTTGGCAGTTGGTGGGAGCAGGGGGGCTGAGAATCTCAACAAGGCAGTAATTAGACTTTCAAAAGAGTTTGAAGGATGTAAAGATGTGTATTTTATCCTCTCATCAGGTGATACAAAATATTTAGAGGCTGTGAACTTTGCTAATAGTTTAGGGGTCAAGTCAAATATAAAGATACTGCCTTATATTTCAGATATGCCAAGATATTTGGCAGCTGCAGATATTGTAATATCAAGAGCAGGTGCAATTGCCATATCTGAGATAACTGCATTAGGGAAACCAAGCATAATTGTGCCATCACCGTATGTTGCAAATAATCATCAAGAGTACAATGCAAAGGCACTTGAAAAAGTAGGGGCTTGTTTTGTTGTGCTCGAAAGTGAACTTGAGAGTGACAAGTTAAAAAGTTTCCTTGAAAAGCTGATATATGACAAGGCTTTGTATGAAAGGATGAGTGAAAGCAGCAAAAAGATGGGAAAACCTGAGGCAACTCAGAATATAGGAAAGATTTTTGAAGAGTATTTATCATTGTAACAAATATTAAAGGCAATGAATAAAATAATATGCGACACTATTGTTGGTGCTTTGCAGGGTACAAATATGCAAAAACTCATTATTGAGGGTCCAACTTTTTTATATGGTGAGATTGAAATTGAGGGTGCAAAAAATGCAGCATTACCTATTCTAACAGCTTCAATCTTGGCAGAAGGGCAAGTCATAATAAAAAATGTACCCGACATTGCTGATGTAAGACATACTATTGAGATACTTGAATATCTTGGATGCAAAACAAGGTTTGAGGACAACATTGCATATATTGATCCAACTTCAATTAAGAACTTTACAATTCCCCCACAGTATGCCAAGATGATGCGCTCAAGCATATTATTTCTTGGAGCAATCTTGAGCAAATTCAAAAAAGTAAGACTTACAAACCACCCTGGGGGTTGTGAGATAGGCCAACGTCCTATTGACCTTCATATATCTTCATTTGCCCAGCTTGGCATAGACGTTTTTGAATATGACAACACAATTGAATGCAGATGCGATTCCGTAAAAGGTGGAGAGGTGTTTTTACCAATACCCTCTGTTGGGGCTACCGAAAATATTATACTTGCTTCGGTTTTCTGTGACGGTGAGGTTATAATTAGAAATGCTGCAAAAGAACCTGAGATAGCAGACCTCTGCCACTTTTTAAACAAGCTTGGAGCAAGGATAAAAGGCGCAGGGACTCATACCATTAAGATTGAAGGCGTAAAAAGGTTAAGAAATGAAGTAGAGCATTATATTGTCATTCCTGATAGAATTGTTGCAGGGACGTATCTTTGTGCTGTTGCAACATGTGGGGGAGAAGTTTTACTGAAGAATGTTTTTCCGCGGCATTTAGATTCGATACTTCATATCCTTAAAAGTGCGGGATGTAAAATAAAAGAGCAAAGAGATATGGTATATATCAAAAAAGACAGAAGATTAAAAGGAAACCAAAAGATTACAACACATTATTATCCGGGATTTCCAACTGATCTTCAAGCTCCTGTTTGTACTGTGTTTTCTATAGCTGAGGGGGTAACCATAATAAAAGAAACTATTTTTGAAAGCAGGTTCAAGCATGTTCCGGAACTTAATAAAATGGGTGCTCAGATACATGTAGAAAAGGACATAGCTATTATAAATGGAGTTGAGAAGCTAAGGGGTTGTCAGGTTTTTGCTCAGGATTTAAGAGGTGGAGCAGCACTTTTTATTGCGGGGCTGTGTGCAGAGGGAAAGACAGAGATTGTAACTGCAGAGCATATAGACAGAGGGTATGAAAGGATTGAAGAGAAGTATTCAACCTTAGGTGCCAAGATTAGAAGAGGTCAATAAACTAAAATTAACAATTGCTATAAAAGGTGAGTGGAAATACCAAATGGGTAGATTTGCGAGAAAGTTTATTGTATTATTAATCTTAGTAGTACTAACTGCTATATTTGTTTTCAGGTTAGACTACTTCAATGTGAAAGAATTTAGTATACATAATTTGAAAAGAGTCAAAAAAGATGATATTATAAAAATACTACAACAATATCAAAATCAGAATATACTGAGTATAAATACAAAAGAGATTAGGCAAAAACTTCTGGAAAACCCCGAGATTGAAGATGTGAAAATTACAAGGCGTTTTCCAAATATGCTAATTTTAGAGGTTTATGAAAAAGAGACTGTGGGTCTTATAAAATATTTAAATTCTTATATAGAAGTTGATAAAAATGGGTATGTAATAAGAATAGAAGGAGATTTGCCGAAAAAGTCAATCATATTTGAAGGTCTCAAAGTGAATGAAGCTACGGTTGGCAAGAAACTTGATATAGACGATGAGCTGCTATTTGATGAAGGATTGCGAGTTGCAAATAGTTTAAAAAAGTTTGATATTTTTGGCAAATTTAATGTTGATTGTGTCACTGTCTCACTAAAAAGTGTAAACAATATTGAATTCAAAATAGACAAGCTAATAGTCAAGGTAGGTGACCTGTCAGAAATAGATTATAAGCTAAGGCTTTTAAAAAGCGTTTATGAAAAGCTTCCCAAACACATTGAAGGGACAGTAATTCTGAATTCAAACGGGATTGCTACATTTAGTCCAAACACTGAGGAGGACAATTGATTGTTATGAAAGTCAAGATAAAAAAACCAACAGGTGGACAAGTTGCAACTGCTATTTTGTTATTGATTTTAGGAATTTTAATTTCAATGCAGATAAAGAGTGTAAGGCAAAGTAATGAGCTAAAAAACCTTGAAAAGGCAAGAGCAATTGAACTTGCTGAACAGATAAACCAGCTGAGAAAAGAAAATAGTAGTTTGAGGTCTCAAATTTATGAGTTGGAAAGCAAAATAAAAGAATATCAAGACTCTGCTGCAAGTATTAGCAAAACAACAGAGCTTTTAAAAGATGAACTTGACAAGGTAAAGATATTAGCAGGACTTACAGATGTTGAAGGGCCTGGTATAATAATTACACTTGATGATAGCAAAGTTCCTGCAACAGCAAATGTTGACCCGAATAGTTTTCTTTTGCACGATTCAGATATATTACAGGTCATAAATGAACTGAGAGCAGCTGGGGCTGAGGCTATATCTATAAATAACCAGAGGGTGGTTAGTACAACCGAGATAAGATGTGTAGGTCCAACAATCAGCATAAACAATACTCGTTATTCTGCCCCGTACATAATAAAGGCTATTGGTGATCCTAAAATTTTGAAAAATTCACTTATGATGCGGGGTGGTATTATAGACCTTTTAAAGGAGTTTTCTATTGAGGTGAAAATTGAAGAGGCTTCAAATATTGTAATTCCGAGATATACAGGGACTTTAAAATTCAACTACGCAAAGATTAAAAGTGAGGGAAGTTGATGAGAAGATGATTATACTTGTACTTGCCCTTGCGATAGGTATCTTGATAGGTATATTTATTCCAGTAAGTATTCCACAGGATTATTCGTCATATGTAGCAGTGGGACTTCTTGCAGCACTTGATTCAATATTTGGCGCTCTAAAATCAAACTTGAAAGGTGATTTCAAAATTGACATATTCATATCTGGTTTTGTTGGCAATACATTAATTGCAATGCTTTTTGCGTATTTAGGTGACAAGCTTGGTATTCCTCTATACCAAGCAGCCGTTGTTGCGTTTGGTGTTAGGATTTTTCAGAACTTTGGTGAGATGCGAAGAGTACTTTTATTAAAAAACAAGAGTTTTGCTAAGGGGGAGAACAAGGATGATTAGTTTTGACACAGAAAAGATGACTGTTGCTCAACTAAAAGTAATTGGTGTTGGTGGGGCGGGTAATAATGCAGTAAACAGGATGATTGATGTTGGAGTATCTGGGGTGGAATTTATTGCAGTCAACACAGACAAGCAGGCTTTGCAGCGCTCAAAAGCACATTATAAGATTCAAATAGGCGAAAAAGTAACAAAAGGACTTGGAGCAGGAGCTGACCCGGAGATTGGAAGAAAGGCAGCGGAGGAGAGCAAAGAAGAGATATCTCAGGTTTTAAAAGGTGCTGACATGGTATTTATTACAGCTGGGATGGGCGGTGGTACAGGGACAGGTGCATCCCCTGTTGTTGCTGAAATTGCAAAAGAACTGGGTATATTGACAGTTGCAGTTGTCACAAGGCCGTTTAAAAGTGAAGGTGCAAAACGTAGAATCAATGCTGAAAAAGGAATTGAGGAGCTAAAGAAAATAGTTGATACTATAATAATTGTACCTAATGATAGACTATTTATGCTTTCAACAAATAAGAGCTTGAAGATTTCTGATGCGTTCAGAATGGCAGATGACGTTCTAAGACAAGGTGTTCAGGGTATCTCTGATATAATCTTGAATGCGGGGCTTATCAATGTTGACTTTGCAGATGTAAAGGCTATTATGATGAACAAGGGATATGCACATATGGGTATTGGCAAGGCAAAAGGAGATGAAAAGGTTTTGAAAGCTTTAGAGCAGGCTATTAACAGCCCACTTTTGGAAACGTCAATAAAAGGTGCAAAGGGAGTATTGGTCAACTACACAGGTAACCCAGAAGAGCTTTTGCTTGATGAGATTGAAAAGGCAAACGAACTTATCTCATCTGAGGCTGATGAAAATGTCAACTTTATCATGGGAATTGTTTTCAATGAAGAGATGAAGGATGAGGTTCAGGTCACTGTCATTGCAACTGGTTTTGATTCTGTGGAAGATAGTCAGCAAAATCAGCAAACCAGTAAGATTTCTTCATCCAAGACAAGTAATCTACAAAGTCTTTTCCAAGACGATGATATATTTGAAATTCCAATATTCCTAAAGAACAAAAAATAAAGCAAAAAGACCCTCTGCAGAATGTATGCAGGGGGGTTTTTTTGTGGCGAAATTGCATGAAGTTTGGATAAAAATGAAAAGTGGATTCTTTTATATTTTGACATAAATTTCAACTGTAGAGAAGTATAATTTTACTTAGAAATACCAATT
It contains:
- a CDS encoding DUF881 domain-containing protein, whose product is MKVKIKKPTGGQVATAILLLILGILISMQIKSVRQSNELKNLEKARAIELAEQINQLRKENSSLRSQIYELESKIKEYQDSAASISKTTELLKDELDKVKILAGLTDVEGPGIIITLDDSKVPATANVDPNSFLLHDSDILQVINELRAAGAEAISINNQRVVSTTEIRCVGPTISINNTRYSAPYIIKAIGDPKILKNSLMMRGGIIDLLKEFSIEVKIEEASNIVIPRYTGTLKFNYAKIKSEGS
- the ftsW gene encoding putative lipid II flippase FtsW, producing MIDYPLLYIALLLSLIGVVMIFSASYYYAYYQFNDSYYFLKKQLIGLLLGIIVMYITSQLDYRIFKKLSILLYVIGAISLILVLIPGIGKLVNNARRWIDIGPVQFQPSELAKYALVILLASYLDDTAESKSKFKIFVISILLSGVYFALIYKEPNMSTSILILGITMLMLFAGGLNIIYFVTIGVLSLPVLYYLTIKEKYRVERIQALFNPWADPTDKGYQIIQSLYAIGSGGLFGMGLGQSRQKLLYIPEPHTDFIFSILSEELGFVGAVFVIVLFILFIWRGIVIALHARDRFGTLLAFGVTSIIATQAILNIAVVTASVPATGVPLPFITYGGSSILFHMFGVGVLLSISRRIKVLK
- the murA gene encoding UDP-N-acetylglucosamine 1-carboxyvinyltransferase, whose amino-acid sequence is MQKLIIEGPTFLYGEIEIEGAKNAALPILTASILAEGQVIIKNVPDIADVRHTIEILEYLGCKTRFEDNIAYIDPTSIKNFTIPPQYAKMMRSSILFLGAILSKFKKVRLTNHPGGCEIGQRPIDLHISSFAQLGIDVFEYDNTIECRCDSVKGGEVFLPIPSVGATENIILASVFCDGEVIIRNAAKEPEIADLCHFLNKLGARIKGAGTHTIKIEGVKRLRNEVEHYIVIPDRIVAGTYLCAVATCGGEVLLKNVFPRHLDSILHILKSAGCKIKEQRDMVYIKKDRRLKGNQKITTHYYPGFPTDLQAPVCTVFSIAEGVTIIKETIFESRFKHVPELNKMGAQIHVEKDIAIINGVEKLRGCQVFAQDLRGGAALFIAGLCAEGKTEIVTAEHIDRGYERIEEKYSTLGAKIRRGQ
- a CDS encoding cell division protein FtsQ/DivIB, encoding MPRLEEVNKLKLTIAIKGEWKYQMGRFARKFIVLLILVVLTAIFVFRLDYFNVKEFSIHNLKRVKKDDIIKILQQYQNQNILSINTKEIRQKLLENPEIEDVKITRRFPNMLILEVYEKETVGLIKYLNSYIEVDKNGYVIRIEGDLPKKSIIFEGLKVNEATVGKKLDIDDELLFDEGLRVANSLKKFDIFGKFNVDCVTVSLKSVNNIEFKIDKLIVKVGDLSEIDYKLRLLKSVYEKLPKHIEGTVILNSNGIATFSPNTEEDN
- the murG gene encoding undecaprenyldiphospho-muramoylpentapeptide beta-N-acetylglucosaminyltransferase; the protein is MNSGEISIVFSGGGTGGHIYPAVAVADYLKKRYNNLNIVFIGTNEGLESKIVPQHGYKIEYIQAKGLKRSLTVKNVEVFLKFISGYRQALQILKRIKPKVVFVTGGYVSLPVALAARRLKIKTILHEQNAYPGLANKIISRFCEKILISFEESKRFFKNSNKVVLTGNPVRLEIFSHNERAAKSSLGLEDKIIVLAVGGSRGAENLNKAVIRLSKEFEGCKDVYFILSSGDTKYLEAVNFANSLGVKSNIKILPYISDMPRYLAAADIVISRAGAIAISEITALGKPSIIVPSPYVANNHQEYNAKALEKVGACFVVLESELESDKLKSFLEKLIYDKALYERMSESSKKMGKPEATQNIGKIFEEYLSL
- the ftsZ gene encoding cell division protein FtsZ, whose translation is MISFDTEKMTVAQLKVIGVGGAGNNAVNRMIDVGVSGVEFIAVNTDKQALQRSKAHYKIQIGEKVTKGLGAGADPEIGRKAAEESKEEISQVLKGADMVFITAGMGGGTGTGASPVVAEIAKELGILTVAVVTRPFKSEGAKRRINAEKGIEELKKIVDTIIIVPNDRLFMLSTNKSLKISDAFRMADDVLRQGVQGISDIILNAGLINVDFADVKAIMMNKGYAHMGIGKAKGDEKVLKALEQAINSPLLETSIKGAKGVLVNYTGNPEELLLDEIEKANELISSEADENVNFIMGIVFNEEMKDEVQVTVIATGFDSVEDSQQNQQTSKISSSKTSNLQSLFQDDDIFEIPIFLKNKK
- a CDS encoding small basic family protein → MIILVLALAIGILIGIFIPVSIPQDYSSYVAVGLLAALDSIFGALKSNLKGDFKIDIFISGFVGNTLIAMLFAYLGDKLGIPLYQAAVVAFGVRIFQNFGEMRRVLLLKNKSFAKGENKDD